The Petropleomorpha daqingensis genome includes a window with the following:
- a CDS encoding ABC transporter permease codes for MLAYVAKRLALAVGTVFAAVLITFLLVHAGGGSPGAVKAGPGGTAAEIAAYNHQLGWDRPLWVQFGDTLGQLVRLDFGTSLIDGRDLGADLSSRLPVTGSIALLATLLSGVLGVLLGVTAAVRGGRLGRFINSGAGIALSLPAFWVGVLLVYVLSIQTGWLPATGYVNVTDDPVGWLQSLLIPILTLTVGGAAIIARTASAGMREALGQEHIRTLRAMGTPAWRIRYVHALRFASVPVVSVLGIQFIALFGGSVIIENLFALPGLGQAGQAAASSHDIPALISVVVVATVVVVVVNLVLDLVVAALDPKVRTA; via the coding sequence ATGCTCGCCTACGTCGCGAAGCGGCTGGCCCTGGCGGTCGGCACGGTGTTCGCCGCCGTCCTGATCACCTTCCTGCTGGTCCACGCCGGCGGCGGCAGCCCCGGCGCCGTCAAGGCGGGCCCGGGCGGCACCGCGGCCGAGATCGCTGCCTACAACCACCAGCTGGGCTGGGACCGCCCGCTCTGGGTCCAGTTCGGCGACACGCTGGGACAGCTCGTGCGCCTCGACTTCGGGACGTCGCTCATCGACGGCCGCGACCTGGGCGCCGACCTGTCGTCGCGGCTCCCCGTGACCGGCTCGATCGCGCTGCTGGCGACGCTGCTCTCCGGCGTCCTGGGCGTCCTGCTCGGCGTGACCGCCGCTGTCCGCGGCGGCCGGCTGGGCCGGTTCATCAACTCCGGCGCGGGCATCGCGCTCTCCCTCCCGGCCTTCTGGGTCGGTGTGCTGCTGGTCTACGTGCTCTCCATCCAGACCGGGTGGCTGCCGGCGACCGGCTACGTGAACGTCACCGACGACCCGGTCGGCTGGCTGCAGAGCCTGCTCATCCCGATCCTCACGCTGACCGTGGGCGGCGCGGCGATCATCGCCCGCACCGCCTCGGCCGGGATGCGGGAGGCGCTGGGGCAGGAGCACATCCGCACGCTGCGCGCCATGGGCACCCCGGCCTGGCGGATCCGCTACGTGCACGCGCTGCGCTTCGCCAGCGTCCCGGTGGTCTCGGTGCTCGGCATCCAGTTCATCGCGCTGTTCGGCGGCTCGGTGATCATCGAGAACCTGTTCGCGCTGCCCGGGCTCGGGCAGGCCGGCCAGGCCGCCGCCTCCTCGCACGACATCCCGGCGCTGATCAGCGTCGTCGTCGTCGCGACCGTGGTCGTCGTCGTCGTCAACCTGGTGCTCGACCTCGTGGTCGCCGCCCTGGACCCGAAGGTGCGCACCGCATGA
- a CDS encoding ABC transporter substrate-binding protein has product MNRFTTRTGVAVTAALALGSLAACSGGSGGSSSQSASDTVTIALNADAAPNGYDALLYSQGQYTFFGALYDALFVTDKDGKAQPDLVSDFSNSADNLTTTLHLKSDITFTDGKKLDSSVVKANLDRRSDSDLVAYGSIAPGGASEITDVAAPDAQTVVITWKSAQATPENNLADTAGIIVGPDGIANPDSLQTTPDGSGAYEINDGKTTKASTYTLDKQSDAHDADQWSYDHIVFKVILDAQSLANAVISGQADVGGTLDPSVIDQVNSRQATVKVGGTIVGFPVFDKTGATNPAFGDPNVRLALLYAIDDETIVKTLHQGSQGTKQLFPADAQGFDATLNDTYAYDQAKAKQLLADAGYANGFSFDITIGGQPTEDMLAVQKQWSEIGVTMNIVTATSTDQIFAAAATQPLGFGPFSIGSNPAGFVAGVVYGGFMNLQKATNPDIEQSLGAALGATGDAQNQALTALNAAITNDGWYLPIYEDYTYFGYNTSKVAEPAFAGTNNFLVLSSITPAS; this is encoded by the coding sequence ATGAATCGATTCACGACCCGCACCGGCGTGGCGGTGACCGCGGCGCTCGCGCTCGGCTCGCTCGCCGCGTGCAGTGGGGGCAGCGGCGGCAGCAGCAGCCAGAGCGCCAGCGACACCGTGACCATCGCCCTGAACGCCGACGCCGCGCCGAACGGCTACGACGCGCTGCTCTACTCGCAGGGCCAGTACACGTTCTTCGGCGCCCTCTACGACGCGCTGTTCGTCACGGACAAGGACGGCAAGGCGCAGCCCGACCTGGTCAGCGACTTCTCCAACAGCGCCGACAACCTCACGACGACGCTGCACCTGAAGAGCGACATCACCTTCACCGACGGCAAGAAGCTCGACTCGAGCGTCGTCAAGGCCAACCTCGACCGGCGCAGCGACAGCGATCTGGTCGCCTACGGCTCGATCGCGCCCGGCGGCGCCAGCGAGATCACCGACGTCGCGGCGCCCGACGCGCAGACCGTCGTCATCACCTGGAAGTCCGCGCAGGCGACGCCGGAGAACAACCTGGCCGACACCGCGGGCATCATCGTGGGGCCCGACGGCATCGCGAACCCGGACTCGCTGCAGACCACGCCCGACGGCTCGGGCGCCTACGAGATCAACGACGGCAAGACCACCAAGGCCAGCACGTACACGCTGGACAAGCAGTCCGACGCCCACGACGCCGACCAGTGGTCCTACGACCACATCGTCTTCAAGGTCATCCTCGACGCGCAGTCGCTGGCCAACGCCGTCATCTCCGGCCAGGCCGACGTCGGCGGCACCCTCGACCCGAGCGTCATCGACCAGGTGAACTCGCGGCAGGCGACGGTCAAGGTCGGCGGCACGATCGTCGGCTTCCCGGTCTTCGACAAGACCGGCGCGACCAACCCGGCGTTCGGCGACCCGAACGTCCGGCTCGCGCTGCTGTACGCGATCGACGACGAGACGATCGTGAAGACGCTGCACCAGGGCTCCCAGGGCACCAAGCAGCTGTTCCCGGCCGACGCCCAGGGCTTCGATGCGACGCTGAACGACACCTACGCCTACGACCAGGCCAAGGCCAAGCAGCTGCTGGCCGACGCCGGCTACGCGAACGGCTTCTCGTTCGACATCACCATCGGCGGTCAGCCCACCGAGGACATGCTCGCGGTGCAGAAGCAGTGGTCGGAGATCGGCGTGACGATGAACATCGTGACGGCGACCTCGACGGACCAGATCTTCGCCGCGGCCGCGACCCAGCCGCTCGGGTTCGGGCCGTTCTCGATCGGCAGCAACCCGGCAGGCTTCGTGGCCGGCGTCGTCTACGGCGGCTTCATGAACCTGCAGAAGGCGACCAACCCGGACATCGAGCAGTCGCTCGGTGCCGCCCTCGGTGCCACCGGCGACGCCCAGAACCAGGCGCTGACCGCTCTCAACGCGGCGATCACCAACGACGGCTGGTACCTGCCGATCTACGAGGACTACACGTACTTCGGCTACAACACGAGCAAGGTGGCCGAGCCGGCCTTCGCCGGCACGAACAACTTCCTCGTGCTGTCCAGCATCACCCCGGCGAGCTGA
- a CDS encoding IclR family transcriptional regulator, with protein sequence MTEPSPAPSRVRGRRPPQGDPVVDRAFALLAAFDAGHRSLTLGELSRRSGIPTSSTLRLAGRLQAWGALERGTDGRFTVGLRLWEVASLAPRSQGLKQVALPFMGDLEEVTRQHVLLAVRDGEDALLVERLSAHQAMPVLYRVGGRLPLHSTGVGLVLLAFAESAFQEHMLAQPLMHQPENVAVSPAALRRTLAEARREGLVTIRRRAPQPLVSVAAPIFGADDTAVAALSVVVPRENAEPRLLGPAVRTAARSISRGLGARRSIGASASAS encoded by the coding sequence GTGACCGAGCCGTCTCCTGCGCCGTCCCGGGTCCGCGGTCGCCGTCCTCCCCAGGGGGACCCGGTCGTCGACCGGGCGTTCGCCCTCCTGGCCGCCTTCGACGCCGGCCACCGGTCGCTGACCCTGGGCGAACTGAGCCGGCGCAGCGGCATCCCGACCAGCTCGACCCTGCGGCTGGCGGGGCGGCTGCAGGCCTGGGGCGCGCTCGAACGCGGCACGGACGGGCGGTTCACCGTCGGGCTGCGGCTGTGGGAGGTCGCCTCGCTCGCCCCGCGCAGCCAGGGGCTCAAGCAGGTCGCCCTGCCGTTCATGGGCGACCTGGAAGAGGTCACCCGCCAGCACGTGCTGCTCGCCGTCCGCGACGGCGAGGACGCGCTGCTGGTCGAGCGGCTCTCGGCGCACCAGGCGATGCCGGTGCTCTACCGGGTCGGCGGGCGGCTACCGCTGCACTCCACCGGCGTCGGGCTGGTGCTGCTCGCCTTCGCCGAGTCGGCCTTCCAGGAGCACATGCTCGCCCAGCCGCTCATGCACCAGCCGGAGAACGTCGCCGTCTCCCCCGCCGCGCTGCGCCGCACCCTGGCCGAGGCCCGCCGCGAGGGCCTGGTGACCATCCGCCGCCGCGCGCCGCAGCCGCTGGTGAGCGTGGCCGCGCCGATCTTCGGGGCAGACGACACGGCCGTCGCGGCGCTGTCGGTGGTGGTCCCTCGCGAGAACGCCGAGCCGCGACTGCTCGGGCCGGCCGTGCGGACGGCGGCCCGCTCCATCTCCCGAGGCCTCGGTGCCCGCCGCTCGATCGGGGCCTCTGCCTCGGCGTCCTGA